A single window of Herpetosiphon gulosus DNA harbors:
- a CDS encoding cation diffusion facilitator family transporter: protein MFSGKQRYALLSIVAACVTIGLKFGAYLLTGSIGLFSDAAESVVNLIAAIMALWMLTIAMRPPDHDHAFGHSKAEYFASGLEGMLIMLAAGSIIWTAWPRVLNPTPITRLDLGLGLSIFATAINGGVAWIIMRAGKRLRSITLQADAHHLFTDVWTTIGVIGGILLTKLSGWLVLDPLIAIAVALHIIWIGFRILRESGYGLLDSALPDEDQAVIEDILSRYRQRGLQFHALRTRVAGPRRFISLHVLVPGSWSVQKGHDLCETIELAIAAALPDSHAITHLEPLEDPAAWDDEGLDRVNHEPIN, encoded by the coding sequence ATGTTTAGTGGGAAACAGCGCTATGCTTTATTATCAATTGTCGCCGCATGTGTGACGATTGGTTTGAAGTTTGGCGCTTATCTTTTGACCGGATCAATCGGGCTTTTTTCGGATGCGGCGGAATCGGTTGTTAACTTGATTGCCGCGATTATGGCTCTGTGGATGTTGACGATTGCTATGCGTCCACCTGATCATGACCATGCGTTTGGCCACTCCAAGGCTGAATATTTTGCCAGTGGTTTAGAGGGCATGTTGATTATGTTGGCTGCTGGCAGCATCATCTGGACGGCTTGGCCACGGGTTTTGAACCCAACTCCAATCACTCGGCTTGACCTTGGCTTAGGGCTTTCGATCTTTGCAACCGCCATCAACGGCGGCGTAGCATGGATCATCATGCGGGCAGGTAAACGCTTACGCTCAATCACCTTGCAAGCCGATGCCCACCATCTATTTACTGATGTTTGGACAACGATTGGGGTAATTGGCGGGATTTTACTAACTAAATTGTCGGGTTGGCTGGTGCTTGATCCATTAATTGCGATTGCAGTTGCCCTCCACATTATCTGGATTGGCTTTCGGATTTTGCGTGAATCGGGCTATGGTTTGCTTGATAGTGCCCTGCCCGACGAAGATCAAGCAGTGATTGAAGATATTCTGTCGCGTTATCGGCAACGCGGCTTACAATTCCATGCCTTGCGCACGCGAGTTGCGGGACCACGCCGTTTTATCTCGTTGCATGTGCTGGTGCCTGGCTCGTGGAGTGTCCAAAAAGGCCATGATCTGTGTGAAACAATTGAGTTGGCGATTGCCGCCGCCCTGCCCGATAGTCATGCGATCACCCACCTTGAGCCACTCGAAGATCCCGCCGCCTGGGACGATGAAGGGCTTGATCGGGTCAATCATGAGCCAATCAATTAG
- a CDS encoding ATP-binding protein, translated as MRRIPLIYQILIGNSAIVCLGAIAGTAITRRLATTEGLTLTVVFSLIGVVLSVAVNYAVLRVALRPLTNLQIAAERVTDGDLSVRVPQPSAGDTQIAQLSQAFNAMLDQVEDDTRAIERSRALTERLTQQVINAQEEERRRIARELHDDTAQALATLVIYAETAAQNPQAQAVRERLIGLRDLAGTTLEGVRTIIADLRPSQLDDLGLAAAVRAQAAERLAHRGIRVDVQVRGEERRLPSAVETALYRMLQEAFSNIVKHAQASYVEVDIDLTNPQIVRARVEDNGVGFDPNTINPERDGRGVGMFGMYERVNLLGGTMAIDSAPSIGTELTITVPLEPATQASAA; from the coding sequence ATGCGACGGATACCACTGATTTACCAGATTTTAATCGGCAATAGTGCAATAGTTTGTTTGGGCGCAATCGCTGGCACGGCGATCACCCGCCGCTTAGCAACGACCGAAGGCTTGACCTTAACGGTTGTTTTTTCGTTGATCGGGGTTGTGCTTAGCGTTGCGGTTAATTATGCAGTCTTGCGGGTGGCGTTGCGCCCACTTACCAATCTGCAAATTGCTGCTGAGCGCGTGACCGATGGCGATTTGAGTGTGCGTGTGCCTCAGCCCAGTGCTGGCGATACCCAAATTGCGCAACTTTCGCAAGCTTTCAATGCGATGCTTGACCAAGTTGAGGATGACACGCGGGCTATCGAGCGTTCCCGCGCCCTGACTGAGCGCCTAACTCAGCAAGTGATCAACGCTCAAGAAGAAGAACGGCGACGGATCGCCCGTGAATTGCATGACGATACGGCCCAAGCCTTGGCAACCTTGGTGATCTATGCTGAAACTGCTGCCCAAAATCCCCAAGCCCAAGCGGTGCGTGAACGGCTGATTGGGCTGCGCGATTTGGCTGGTACGACCCTCGAGGGCGTGCGCACAATCATCGCCGATTTACGTCCATCGCAGCTTGATGACCTTGGTTTGGCCGCCGCCGTGCGTGCTCAAGCCGCCGAACGTTTAGCCCATCGCGGGATTCGGGTTGATGTCCAAGTTCGTGGCGAGGAGCGCCGCTTACCATCAGCAGTCGAAACCGCGCTCTATCGCATGCTGCAAGAAGCATTTAGTAATATTGTGAAACATGCCCAAGCCTCGTATGTTGAGGTCGATATCGACCTGACGAATCCCCAAATTGTACGAGCAAGGGTTGAAGATAATGGCGTTGGCTTTGACCCCAATACAATTAACCCTGAACGTGATGGCCGTGGAGTTGGCATGTTCGGAATGTATGAGCGGGTTAATCTTCTCGGCGGAACGATGGCGATCGATAGTGCCCCCAGCATTGGCACTGAATTAACGATCACAGTTCCCTTGGAGCCAGCAACCCAAGCCAGCGCCGCCTAA
- a CDS encoding response regulator transcription factor, with protein MAIAEITILLADDHAVMRDGVRMVLEAQPDFRVIGTANDGTEAVDLADALHPDLAVLDIAMPGMNGLAAAREIRTRSPETKVIFLSMHEGEEYLKEALRAGATGYVLKRAAATELVSAIRAVQRGDSYLDPALIAKLNQLGDSDTVKLADLTDRELEVLKLVAEGLTNRQIAAQLVISVKTVQSHRTNIMEKLDLHDRTDLVKYAIRRGMIEP; from the coding sequence ATGGCAATTGCCGAAATAACAATTTTATTGGCCGATGATCACGCCGTAATGCGTGATGGCGTGCGTATGGTGTTGGAAGCTCAGCCCGATTTTCGGGTGATTGGCACTGCCAACGATGGCACAGAGGCGGTTGATCTGGCTGATGCGCTACATCCTGATTTAGCCGTGCTAGATATTGCTATGCCTGGCATGAATGGTTTGGCCGCCGCCCGCGAAATTCGCACCCGTTCGCCCGAAACCAAAGTGATTTTTTTGAGTATGCACGAAGGCGAGGAGTATCTTAAGGAAGCTTTGCGCGCAGGCGCAACCGGCTATGTGCTCAAACGTGCTGCGGCAACTGAGTTAGTTTCGGCGATTCGCGCCGTCCAACGTGGCGATTCGTATCTCGACCCCGCTTTGATTGCCAAACTCAACCAATTGGGCGATAGCGATACCGTGAAGCTGGCCGATCTCACTGATCGCGAATTAGAGGTTTTGAAATTGGTTGCCGAGGGCTTAACTAACCGCCAAATTGCCGCTCAATTGGTGATTAGTGTGAAAACTGTGCAAAGTCATCGCACCAATATTATGGAAAAGCTCGACCTGCATGATCGGACTGATCTGGTCAAATATGCGATTCGCCGTGGCATGATCGAGCCATAA